A genome region from Bombus pyrosoma isolate SC7728 linkage group LG14, ASM1482585v1, whole genome shotgun sequence includes the following:
- the LOC122574607 gene encoding SET and MYND domain-containing protein 4-like isoform X1, producing the protein MEKVLHTLNTKLIAADKHQDLINKYKKLCTDEERIVFTLNVMLEYNIIPQACGDVKDAKESEKLREQGNKLFVSTPLKNYTCVEALKLYTKSIAYAPYPSEQLALAYANRSAVLIKLHKYELCIQDIDRALALTYPDSLRAKLCVRKVECLNALEHPHMEDAIKEAQYWLEKMSSDDINRKKLIEKLNNTKHNVVSQKLKKQNTIKQPPLPKIKSHNIEVPCASDAVTIKYNEEYGRHIVATRKIRPGEVIAVEKPYSLILTPDNIHTHCSNCLEVSWANIPCEHCTYAMYCSEECRIMEWKKYHDVECAVFPSMLKMNFVKLDLFSLRLAIQAVREATNIQELKEELKEVDSCAASRTKGFSKDGTFPTDKYRSLLGLVTNTEKRSVQDLFRRSLDANFILYFVATCTNMFGNPLSKDLSVLIKNADVTFVGGLILRHQQLIPSNIHSFSEECGLEAVERGAAAMPFSSLINHSCNPNILRHSRSKYVIIYAIYPIEEGEQLYDIYTQHYAITPKAVRQKKLLKQYYFKCNCLPCQEDWPLYYNLKSFRNLVKKEEDKNRIRHVLRKFNRYVDIATEGNISDKHIVDDLLKMIEVLYELVPMPNKEMNNVVETLKRVYDLNGNRFEIPEL; encoded by the exons atgGAGAAAGTATTACAtacattaaatacaaaattaattgctGCAGATAAACATCAAgatttgattaataaatacaaaaaattatgtacAGATGAAGAACGTATAGTATTTACTCTTAATGTTATgctagaatataatataattccaCAAGCTTGTGGTGATGTAAAAGATGCGAAGGAATCTGAGAAATTGAGAGAACAAGGTAATAAACTATTTGTTTCGACaccattgaaaaattatacatgtGTGGAAgcattaaaattgtatacaaaAAGCATAGCTTATGCTCCTTATCCATCTGAACAACTTGCTTTGGCGTATGCCAACAGATCTGCTGTTCTAATAAAGTTACATAAATATGAGTTATGTATTCAAGACATAGATAGAGCACTAGCACTCACATATCCAGATAGTTTACGCGCTAAGCTTTGTGTAAGAAAAGTTGAGTGTTTAAATGCTCTGGAACATCCTCATATGGAAGATGCCATAAAAGAAGCACAATATTGGTTGGAAAAGATGTCTTCAGATGATATCAAccgaaaaaaattaattgaaaaactaaataatacaaaacacaATGTAGTATCTCAAAAGTTGAAGAAACAGAATACCATAAAACAACCACCGCTTCCTAAGATAAAATCTCATAATATTGAAGTTCCTTGCGCTTCTGATGCAGTAACTATAAAGTACAATGAAGAATATGGTAGACATATTGTAGCTACTCGTAAAATAAGACCTGGTGAAGTAATTGCAGTAGAAAAACCATACTCATTAATATTAACACctgataatatacatacacattgCTCAAATTGTTTGGAGGTGTCTTGGGCCAATATACCTTGTGAGCACTGTACATATGCTATGTATTGTTCAGAGGAATGTAGGATTATGGAATGGAAGAAGTATCATGATGTTGAATGCGCAGTATTTCCCTCTATGTTAAAGATGAATTTTGTCAAATTAGATCTGTTTAGTTTAAGACTTGCAATTCAAGCTGTGAGAGAAGCTACAAATATACAAGAACTAAAGGAGGAGTTAAAAGAAGTTGATAGTTGTGCTG CTTCTCGAACAAAAGGTTTTTCTAAAGATGGAACTTTTCCTACTGATAAATATAGGAGTTTATTAGGTCTTGTGACTAATACTGAAAAACGTTCAGTACAAGATCTCTTTAGAAGATCTTTagatgcaaattttattttatattttgtagcaACATGTACTAATATGTTCGGAAATCCATTAAGCAAAGATTTATCtgtgttaataaaaaatgctgATGTTACATTTGTTGGTGGTCTTATTTTGAGACATCAGCAACTAATTCCTAGTAATATTCATAGT TTCTCTGAGGAATGTGGATTAGAGGCAGTTGAACGTGGTGCTGCAGCTATGCCATTCTCCAGCTTAATTAATCACAGTTGTAATCCAAATATCTTAAGGCATTCAAGAtctaaatatgttattatctATGCTATATATCCTATTGAAGAAGGTGAAcag ttatatgatatttatactCAACATTATGCTATTACACCAAAAGCTGTGAgacaaaagaaacttttgaaacAGTATTATTTTAAGTGTAATTGTCTACCATGTCAAGAGGATTGGCCACTATACTATAATCTAAAATCTTTCAGA aatttagtTAAGAAGGAGGAAGATAAGAACAGGATTAGACATgtgttaagaaaatttaatagatatgTCGATATTGCAACAGAAGGAAATATATCAGATAAACATATCGTtgatgatttattaaaaatgattgaaGTACTATATGAAT
- the LOC122574607 gene encoding SET and MYND domain-containing protein 4-like isoform X2 encodes MLEYNIIPQACGDVKDAKESEKLREQGNKLFVSTPLKNYTCVEALKLYTKSIAYAPYPSEQLALAYANRSAVLIKLHKYELCIQDIDRALALTYPDSLRAKLCVRKVECLNALEHPHMEDAIKEAQYWLEKMSSDDINRKKLIEKLNNTKHNVVSQKLKKQNTIKQPPLPKIKSHNIEVPCASDAVTIKYNEEYGRHIVATRKIRPGEVIAVEKPYSLILTPDNIHTHCSNCLEVSWANIPCEHCTYAMYCSEECRIMEWKKYHDVECAVFPSMLKMNFVKLDLFSLRLAIQAVREATNIQELKEELKEVDSCAASRTKGFSKDGTFPTDKYRSLLGLVTNTEKRSVQDLFRRSLDANFILYFVATCTNMFGNPLSKDLSVLIKNADVTFVGGLILRHQQLIPSNIHSFSEECGLEAVERGAAAMPFSSLINHSCNPNILRHSRSKYVIIYAIYPIEEGEQLYDIYTQHYAITPKAVRQKKLLKQYYFKCNCLPCQEDWPLYYNLKSFRNLVKKEEDKNRIRHVLRKFNRYVDIATEGNISDKHIVDDLLKMIEVLYELVPMPNKEMNNVVETLKRVYDLNGNRFEIPEL; translated from the exons ATgctagaatataatataattccaCAAGCTTGTGGTGATGTAAAAGATGCGAAGGAATCTGAGAAATTGAGAGAACAAGGTAATAAACTATTTGTTTCGACaccattgaaaaattatacatgtGTGGAAgcattaaaattgtatacaaaAAGCATAGCTTATGCTCCTTATCCATCTGAACAACTTGCTTTGGCGTATGCCAACAGATCTGCTGTTCTAATAAAGTTACATAAATATGAGTTATGTATTCAAGACATAGATAGAGCACTAGCACTCACATATCCAGATAGTTTACGCGCTAAGCTTTGTGTAAGAAAAGTTGAGTGTTTAAATGCTCTGGAACATCCTCATATGGAAGATGCCATAAAAGAAGCACAATATTGGTTGGAAAAGATGTCTTCAGATGATATCAAccgaaaaaaattaattgaaaaactaaataatacaaaacacaATGTAGTATCTCAAAAGTTGAAGAAACAGAATACCATAAAACAACCACCGCTTCCTAAGATAAAATCTCATAATATTGAAGTTCCTTGCGCTTCTGATGCAGTAACTATAAAGTACAATGAAGAATATGGTAGACATATTGTAGCTACTCGTAAAATAAGACCTGGTGAAGTAATTGCAGTAGAAAAACCATACTCATTAATATTAACACctgataatatacatacacattgCTCAAATTGTTTGGAGGTGTCTTGGGCCAATATACCTTGTGAGCACTGTACATATGCTATGTATTGTTCAGAGGAATGTAGGATTATGGAATGGAAGAAGTATCATGATGTTGAATGCGCAGTATTTCCCTCTATGTTAAAGATGAATTTTGTCAAATTAGATCTGTTTAGTTTAAGACTTGCAATTCAAGCTGTGAGAGAAGCTACAAATATACAAGAACTAAAGGAGGAGTTAAAAGAAGTTGATAGTTGTGCTG CTTCTCGAACAAAAGGTTTTTCTAAAGATGGAACTTTTCCTACTGATAAATATAGGAGTTTATTAGGTCTTGTGACTAATACTGAAAAACGTTCAGTACAAGATCTCTTTAGAAGATCTTTagatgcaaattttattttatattttgtagcaACATGTACTAATATGTTCGGAAATCCATTAAGCAAAGATTTATCtgtgttaataaaaaatgctgATGTTACATTTGTTGGTGGTCTTATTTTGAGACATCAGCAACTAATTCCTAGTAATATTCATAGT TTCTCTGAGGAATGTGGATTAGAGGCAGTTGAACGTGGTGCTGCAGCTATGCCATTCTCCAGCTTAATTAATCACAGTTGTAATCCAAATATCTTAAGGCATTCAAGAtctaaatatgttattatctATGCTATATATCCTATTGAAGAAGGTGAAcag ttatatgatatttatactCAACATTATGCTATTACACCAAAAGCTGTGAgacaaaagaaacttttgaaacAGTATTATTTTAAGTGTAATTGTCTACCATGTCAAGAGGATTGGCCACTATACTATAATCTAAAATCTTTCAGA aatttagtTAAGAAGGAGGAAGATAAGAACAGGATTAGACATgtgttaagaaaatttaatagatatgTCGATATTGCAACAGAAGGAAATATATCAGATAAACATATCGTtgatgatttattaaaaatgattgaaGTACTATATGAAT
- the LOC122574605 gene encoding E3 ubiquitin-protein ligase Topors: MEGPLEVKDSTAGAEEPIKSEAPVQNPDSSDRSDGAVSPPPNCSICLGKLVNTSFTDSCLHQFCFTCLLQWSKIKTECPLCKQTFKSIIHNVRSEEDYDQYHVPREFATFDLNFELGHAMDVGTHRFHYRTTMTGHHRRPHEIVLNPEQVARREQLPSIAPQVPIGERLRRRVNPADHRRTIYRLGIWATALPDVFGRFRECSADFYRREPRELNRLIPWLNRELQVLLNNNSSLVAYVLSIILDALSHYDIRSPEFRELVRPHFNTYTDHFVHELLNYARTNFDLVGYDQSVTYLPQGLSNEYVSHTFSPASSSTSNSSDDSDIRVLEEAIDLRMNADMPSVGPHTINMPGPSTVAQTFQLEIPYNVPDVLTISSDSATSDNDCEVIGYVKPRHERTPEIIELLSSDPEEINISHISNDNAQVSAPASYEDIVQPSTSHSIKNRALASSSNESNSDSDSDYNFRRSRKYQSRTRKHTKRSTTSKRRKRSIETRVRNRTSRNLSSSGESDGRKKASKRNTQRTSKRRLSSSSSDSSSHEVESKPLDEKKSRTLQYSTKGTVRVRKDLIKKETRYSDDESFSSNSTDSDEVVKNVKSRTLRKSKRKYATSSSEFDTSRSEKIIRTRGKTRQVSDTKEAHRKESRYKSDRQSESRSSSVSSYTSQKEKRDSSRRRESQRDMSDNDSSWTARDVLRKDREFKSKTREVTLSSSDSDGDFRSHSQCSNYSSKSYTRKKKSKHKDRHKSKKRKRSSSRTHSSSNRSRLTRRHPA, encoded by the exons ATGGAAGGCCCATTAGAAGTAAAAGATTCGACAGCAGGTGCAGAAGAACCTATTAAATCAGAAGCACCTGTACAGAATCCAGATAGCAGTGATCGGAGTGATGGGGCAGTGTCACCTCCACCAAATTGTAGCATTTGTTTGGGCAAATTAGTGAATACCTCATTCACTGATAGTTGCCTTcatcaattttgttttacttGTTTACTTCAGTGGTCTAAAATAAAGACAGAATGTCCATTATGTAAGCAGACATTCAAATCCATCATACACAATGTTAGATCAGAAGAAGATTATGACCAATATCATGTACCTAGAGAATTTGCCACTTTTGATCTTAATTTTGAATTGGGTCATGCTATGGATGTTGGCACTCATCGTTTTCATTATAG AACAACTATGACAGGACATCACAGGCGCCCACATGAAATAGTGCTTAATCCAGAACAGGTTGCAAGAAGAGAACAATTACCGAGCATAGCACCACAAGTTCCAATAGGAGAGCGCTTACGTAGACGTGTAAATCCAGCCGATCATCGTCGCACCATTTATAGGCTCGGAATTTGGGCTACTGCATTACCAGATGTATTTGGCCGCTTTCGCGAATGTAGTGCCGATTTTTATCG GAGAGAACCGAGAGAATTAAACCGACTTATACCATGGTTAAATAGAGAATTGCAAGTATTACTTAATAACAATTCATCACTTGTTGCATATGTATTAAGTATCATATTGGATGCTCTTAGTCACTATGATATCAGAAGCCCAGAATTTCGAGAGTTAGTACGCCCTCATTTCAACACGTATACAGATCACTTTGTACATGAATTACTTAATTATGCGCGAACTAATTTCGATTTAGTTGGCTATGATCAATCCGTAACTTATTTACCACAAG GATTGTCAAATGAATATGTATCACATACTTTTTCACCTGCATCTAGCAGTACTAGCAATAGTTCTGATGATTCAGATATCCGAGTTCTAGAAGAAGCAATCGACCTTAGAATGAACGCAGATATGCCTAGTGTAGGACCACATACAATTAATATGCCTG gtCCAAGTACCGTAGCACAAACGTTCCAATTGGAAATCCCATACAATGTACCAGATGTATTAACTATTTCCTCTGATTCCGCCACATCAGATAATGATTGCGAAGTGATTGGTTATGTGAAACCTCGTCATGAAAGAACTCCAGAAATCATAGAATTACTTTCATCTGATCCTGaagaaattaacatttctCACATATCAAATGATAATGCTCA AGTTTCAGCACCTGCTTCATATGAAGATATTGTCCAACCTAGTACATCTCACAGTATTAAGAACCGAGCATTGGCATCATCATCTAACGAAAGTAATTCTGATTCAGACAGCGATTACAATTTCCGAAGAAGCAGAAAATATCAAAGTCGCACTAGAAAACATACAAAAAGAAGTACAACTAGTAAAAGGCGCAAGCGATCTATAGAAACAAGAGTACGTAATCGAACGAGTAGGAATTTATCCAGTTCAGGCGAAAGTGACGGTAGGAAAAAGGCATCGAAGAGGAATACTCAACGGACGTCGAAAAGAAGATtaagtagtagtagtagtgaCAGCAGTTCTCACGAGGTCGAATCAAAACCTTTGGATGAAAAAAAATCGAGAACTTTACAATATTCTACGAAAGGCACTGTACGGGTTCGtaaagatttaattaagaaagaaactcGATATTCGGATGATGAATCATTCAGTAGTAATAGTACTGATTCAGATGAAGTTGTGAAGAATGTGAAATCTCGTACACTGCGAAAATCTAAAAGGAAATACGCCACTAGTTCAAGTGAATTTGATACGAGCAGAAGTGAGAAGATAATTAGAACAAGAGGTAAAACCAGGCAAGTATCAGATACAAAAGAAGCTCACCGAAAAGAGTCAAGATATAAGAGTGATCGACAATCTGAGTCTAGAAGTAGCAGTGTATCTTCTTACACATcccagaaagaaaaaagagatagtTCTAGAAGACGGGAATCTCAACGAGATATGAGTGATAATGACAGCTCTTGGACAGCCAGAGACGTGTTAAGAAAAGATCGTGAATTTAAATCCAAGACAAGAGAAGTAACTCTAAGTAGTTCAGATTCCGATGGAGATTTTAGGTCGCACAGTCAATGCAGTAATTATTCAAGTAAATCGTATAcacgtaaaaaaaaatcgaagcATAAAGATAGgcataaaagtaaaaagaggaaacgctCTAGCAGTAGAACACATAGTTCATCAAATCGATCACGACTAACTCGACGACATCCAgcttaa
- the LOC122574622 gene encoding probable dimethyladenosine transferase: MPKIRTQKTTRVHKEVAKQGILFNTNIGQHILKNPLVIQSMVEKAAVRPTDVVLEIGPGTGNMTVKLLDKAKKVIACELDARMVAELQKRVQGTIYQSKLQIMIGDVLKTDLPFFDLCVANIPYQISSPLVFKLLLHRPLFRCAVLMFQREFAERLVAKPGDKLYCRLSINTQLLARVDLLMKVGKNNFRPPPKVESNVVRIEPRNPPPPINYQEWDGLTRIAFVRKNKTLSAAFKQTTVLTMLEKNYKLHCSLNNKEIPEGFNIKEMINDILQKADAENKRARTMDIDDFISLLHAFNAQGVHFT; the protein is encoded by the exons atgccGAAAATACGCACGCAAAAAACAACTCGTGTCCATAAAGAAGTCGCAAAACAGG gaattttattcaatacgAATATTGGacaacatattttaaaaaatcccCTTGTTATTCAAAGTATGGTTGAAAAAGCGGCAGTTAGACCAACAGATGTTGTATTAGAAATAGGTCCAGGTACTGGTAATATGACAGTAAAATTATTGGACAAAGCTAAAAAAGTAATAGCATGTGAATTGGATGCTCGAATGGTAGCTGAGTTACAGAAACGTGTGCAAGGTACAATTTATCAgtcaaaattacaaattatgatAGGCGATGTCTTGAAAACAGACTTACCATTCTTTGATTTATGTGTTGCCAATATACCATATCAAATATCATCGCCTTTAGTATTCAAATTACTTTTACATAGACCACTGTTCAG ATGTGCCGTACTTATGTTTCAAAGAGAATTTGCTGAACGTTTAGTAGCTAAACCAggagataaattatattgtcGATTAAGTATAAATACTCAGTTGTTAGCACGAGTGGACTTGCTTATGAAAGTAGGGAAAAACAACTTTAGACCACCACCAAAAGTAGAGTCAAATGTAGTTAGAATAGAACCACGTAATCCACCACCTCCAATTAATTATCAAGAATGGGATGGTTTAACACGAATTGCATTTgtcagaaaaaataaaactctcTCAGCAGCATTTAAGCAAACTACAGTCTTAACAATGTTGGAGAAAAATTACAAGCTTCATTGTAGTTTGAATAACAAG GAAATTCCAGAGGGATTTAATATCAAGGaaatgataaatgatattttacaaaaagcaGATGCAGAAAATAAACGTGCAAGAACTATGGATATAGATGATTTTATCAG CCTTTTACATGCGTTTAATGCGCAAGGAGTgcattttacataa
- the LOC122574610 gene encoding ras association domain-containing protein 8 isoform X1 produces the protein MELKVWVEGIQRIVCGVTETTTCQDVVYALAHATGQTGRFTLIERWRTNERLLAPYENPLKILMKWGEYSSEVQLILRRSTPENNKASSSLGTRLNHGTRSNGVISSASEHNSAQDDAKNTTTPNSEFDDLQGCLDRNRDIRKSLTFGGLHGHVMENNTEIQMENVAIVQPTLHLKNKELNIRKNMQKPAQSPTRASSSESNTHLSQKKVREVPPYRDPPGPASPPLRTLPPYRDPPPPNLNSPGRSQFQSSTNIGSPHVHKEDQPSSSNSVKLKRNLIQEFQETKGQAQSVNQLSGQAQNMVTVAYTQRYVELIRLVNKQRDTINAQQADLTKFDAEILYWETKNREQMHQMDFISQEVNRMETTGRLIEEQLKELAHVEEESEIVRQQEKTLKSEITLLRSKLANCETELLQCKNKIRLVMEELAIEQHNISRETDERQIMERKIITEVEHLQNEVEQAKRSAELASQCAETLKLEVVSLESAIVEKKLQVERLVADMKEANLQSLAVACQDEQVKSLFEGTHKPGSTRKMIGSPRQLETAVPTSKNPHGVWV, from the exons ATGGAGCTAAAAGTATGGGTAGAAGGAATACAGCGTATTGTATGTGGTGTTACAGAAACCACTACATGTCAG GATGTAGTATATGCTCTTGCCCATGCAACGGGCCAAACAGGTAGATTTACTTTAATAGAAAGGTGGAGAACTAACGAACGTCTTTTAGCTCCATATGAGAATCCTTTAAAG attCTGATGAAATGGGGAGAATATTCTTCAGAAGTTCAATTGATATTAAGACGTTCTACCCCAGAAAATAATAAGGCTTCTAGTTCATTAGGAACTCGTTTAAACCATGGTACACGATCAAATGGTGTGATTAGTTCTGCCTCAGAACATAATAGTGCACAAGATGATGCTAAGAATACCACAACTCCAAATTCCGAATTTGATGACTTACAAGGATGTCTTGATAGAAATCGTGACATCAGAAAATCATTAACGTTTGGAGGATTACATGGACATGTTATGGAAAATAATAcagaa attcaGATGGAAAATGTTGCCATAGTTCAACCTACgttgcatttaaaaaataaggaattgaatataagaaaaaatatgcaaaaaccAGCTCAGTCTCCTACCCGTGCTAGTAGCAGTGAAAGTAACACACATTTATCACAAAAGAAAGTGCGTGAAGTTCCCCCATATAGGGATCCTCCAGGTCCAGCTTCACCACCTTTAAGAACTTTACCCCCATACAGAGATCCTCCACCACCTAATTTAAATAGTCCTGGAAGATCACAGTTTCAATCTAGTACAAATATTGGAAGTCCTCATGTTCATAAAGAAGATCAACCATCTTCCAGTAATTCTGTCAAACTAAAGAGAAATCTTATTCAG GAATTTCAAGAAACAAAAGGGCAAGCTCAATCTGTAAACCAATTATCTGGTCAAGCTCAAAATATGGTTACAGTTGCTTACACTCAACGCTATGTTGAACTTATTAGACTAGTCAATAAACAACGCGATACTATTAATGCACAGCAAGCGGATCTTACTAAA TTTGATGCTGAAATATTGTATTGGGAAACTAAAAATAGAGAACAAATGCATCAGATGGATTTCATTTCTCAGGAAGTAAATCGCATGGAAACTACAGGACGTCTTATTGAAGAACAG TTAAAAGAACTAGCACATgtcgaagaagaaagtgaaataGTTAGACAACAAGAAAAGAcattaaaatcagaaattaCTTTACTGAGGTCAAAACTTGCGAATTGTGAAACAGAATTACTTCagtgcaaaaataaaattag ATTAGTTATGGAAGAACTTGCTATAGAACAACATAATATAAGTCGTGAAACAGATGAAAGACAAATAATGGAACGTAAAATCATTACTGAAGTCGAACATCTTCAAAATGAAGTAGAACAAGCTAAACGTTCTGCTGAACTAGCTTCCCAATGTGCGGAAACATTAAAATTGGAAGTAGTAAGTTTAGAGTCAGCAATTGTTGagaaaaaattacaagtaGAACGATTAGTAGCGGATATGAAAGAAGCTAATTTACAAAGTCTTGCTGTCGCTTGTCAAGATGAACAAGTCAAATCATTATTTGAAG GTACCCATAAACCTGGTAGTACGCGTAAAATGATAGGTTCACCAAGACAATTGGAGACTGCGGTACCTACGAGTAAAAATCCACATGGTGTTTGggtataa
- the LOC122574610 gene encoding ras association domain-containing protein 8 isoform X2, with protein sequence MELKVWVEGIQRIVCGVTETTTCQDVVYALAHATGQTGRFTLIERWRTNERLLAPYENPLKILMKWGEYSSEVQLILRRSTPENNKASSSLGTRLNHGTRSNGVISSASEHNSAQDDAKNTTTPNSEFDDLQGCLDRNRDIRKSLTFGGLHGHVMENNTEIQMENVAIVQPTLHLKNKELNIRKNMQKPAQSPTRASSSESNTHLSQKKEFQETKGQAQSVNQLSGQAQNMVTVAYTQRYVELIRLVNKQRDTINAQQADLTKFDAEILYWETKNREQMHQMDFISQEVNRMETTGRLIEEQLKELAHVEEESEIVRQQEKTLKSEITLLRSKLANCETELLQCKNKIRLVMEELAIEQHNISRETDERQIMERKIITEVEHLQNEVEQAKRSAELASQCAETLKLEVVSLESAIVEKKLQVERLVADMKEANLQSLAVACQDEQVKSLFEGTHKPGSTRKMIGSPRQLETAVPTSKNPHGVWV encoded by the exons ATGGAGCTAAAAGTATGGGTAGAAGGAATACAGCGTATTGTATGTGGTGTTACAGAAACCACTACATGTCAG GATGTAGTATATGCTCTTGCCCATGCAACGGGCCAAACAGGTAGATTTACTTTAATAGAAAGGTGGAGAACTAACGAACGTCTTTTAGCTCCATATGAGAATCCTTTAAAG attCTGATGAAATGGGGAGAATATTCTTCAGAAGTTCAATTGATATTAAGACGTTCTACCCCAGAAAATAATAAGGCTTCTAGTTCATTAGGAACTCGTTTAAACCATGGTACACGATCAAATGGTGTGATTAGTTCTGCCTCAGAACATAATAGTGCACAAGATGATGCTAAGAATACCACAACTCCAAATTCCGAATTTGATGACTTACAAGGATGTCTTGATAGAAATCGTGACATCAGAAAATCATTAACGTTTGGAGGATTACATGGACATGTTATGGAAAATAATAcagaa attcaGATGGAAAATGTTGCCATAGTTCAACCTACgttgcatttaaaaaataaggaattgaatataagaaaaaatatgcaaaaaccAGCTCAGTCTCCTACCCGTGCTAGTAGCAGTGAAAGTAACACACATTTATCACAAAAGAAA GAATTTCAAGAAACAAAAGGGCAAGCTCAATCTGTAAACCAATTATCTGGTCAAGCTCAAAATATGGTTACAGTTGCTTACACTCAACGCTATGTTGAACTTATTAGACTAGTCAATAAACAACGCGATACTATTAATGCACAGCAAGCGGATCTTACTAAA TTTGATGCTGAAATATTGTATTGGGAAACTAAAAATAGAGAACAAATGCATCAGATGGATTTCATTTCTCAGGAAGTAAATCGCATGGAAACTACAGGACGTCTTATTGAAGAACAG TTAAAAGAACTAGCACATgtcgaagaagaaagtgaaataGTTAGACAACAAGAAAAGAcattaaaatcagaaattaCTTTACTGAGGTCAAAACTTGCGAATTGTGAAACAGAATTACTTCagtgcaaaaataaaattag ATTAGTTATGGAAGAACTTGCTATAGAACAACATAATATAAGTCGTGAAACAGATGAAAGACAAATAATGGAACGTAAAATCATTACTGAAGTCGAACATCTTCAAAATGAAGTAGAACAAGCTAAACGTTCTGCTGAACTAGCTTCCCAATGTGCGGAAACATTAAAATTGGAAGTAGTAAGTTTAGAGTCAGCAATTGTTGagaaaaaattacaagtaGAACGATTAGTAGCGGATATGAAAGAAGCTAATTTACAAAGTCTTGCTGTCGCTTGTCAAGATGAACAAGTCAAATCATTATTTGAAG GTACCCATAAACCTGGTAGTACGCGTAAAATGATAGGTTCACCAAGACAATTGGAGACTGCGGTACCTACGAGTAAAAATCCACATGGTGTTTGggtataa